Proteins from a genomic interval of Acidimicrobiales bacterium:
- a CDS encoding TIGR03621 family F420-dependent LLM class oxidoreductase: MTHPLRFGVSAGALTDPHDVVALARRAEAAGYDTLAISDHLDDGCAPLISLTAAAMATETIRLATLVLANDFRNPVVLAKELATLDVLSRGRLEWGIGAGWKVTDYEKAGFPLHGPGIRIERLAESITVMKRCFADGEFSHTGTHYSVVGLDGLPAPVQRPHPPLMIAGGGPKVLGLAGREADIVGINLSLASGTIDAAAGASGSPTRTDEKVAAIRDAAGARFDSLELQTRIHFVLPSDDRAALIESMAPGFALTPTEAAEMPHVLVGTVDEMCDDIRRWRDRWGISYVTWSADALETMAPVVERLTGT; the protein is encoded by the coding sequence ATGACGCATCCACTGCGCTTCGGCGTGTCCGCCGGCGCCCTGACCGACCCCCACGACGTCGTCGCCCTCGCCCGGCGGGCGGAAGCCGCCGGCTACGACACCCTCGCGATCAGTGACCATCTCGACGACGGCTGCGCGCCGCTGATCTCGCTGACCGCCGCGGCGATGGCCACCGAGACCATCCGCCTGGCCACCCTCGTGCTGGCCAACGACTTCCGCAATCCCGTGGTGCTGGCCAAGGAACTGGCCACGCTCGATGTGTTGTCACGAGGCCGCCTCGAGTGGGGCATCGGCGCCGGCTGGAAGGTCACCGACTACGAGAAGGCCGGCTTCCCTCTCCACGGGCCCGGAATCAGGATCGAGCGGCTGGCCGAATCGATCACGGTGATGAAGCGCTGCTTCGCCGACGGGGAGTTCTCCCACACCGGCACGCACTACTCGGTCGTCGGACTCGACGGTCTGCCTGCGCCGGTACAGCGCCCCCACCCGCCGCTGATGATCGCCGGTGGCGGGCCGAAGGTGCTCGGCCTCGCCGGGCGAGAAGCCGACATCGTCGGCATCAACCTCTCGCTGGCGTCCGGCACGATCGATGCCGCGGCCGGGGCATCGGGGTCACCGACCCGCACCGACGAGAAGGTCGCCGCCATTCGCGACGCTGCCGGCGCACGGTTCGACTCGCTCGAGCTCCAGACCCGCATTCACTTCGTACTGCCGAGCGACGATCGGGCCGCCCTCATCGAATCGATGGCGCCGGGCTTCGCCCTCACCCCGACCGAGGCCGCCGAGATGCCCCATGTCCTGGTGGGCACCGTCGACGAGATGTGCGACGACATCCGGCGTTGGCGCGACCGCTGGGGCATCTCCTACGTCACGTGGAGCGCCGACGCCCTGGAGACGATGGCTCCCGTCGTCGAACGCCTCACCGGCACCTGA
- the guaA gene encoding glutamine-hydrolyzing GMP synthase gives MNDVPANRVAPVGDEKVLVVDFGAQYAQLIARRVREANVYSEIVAPTITAAEVAEKEPIGIIFSGGPDSVHAEGAIAIDPEVYGLGVPILGICYGAQLIAQQNGGLVDRTDRGEYGRTTLTLDGDGGILLGGTPATQPVWMSHFDAIVKPPTGVTATASTPDAAVAAFEDADRKLYGVQFHPEVMHTAHGQHVIEQFLRHGCATKGTWTMASIIDTAVEQIREQVGDRRAMCALSGGVDSAVAAAVVHKAIGDQLTCVFVDTGLMRLNEGAQVVETFERNYGLELIHVDAADRFFAALAGITEPEAKRKAIGELFIRVFENAKAQVKGADFLVQGTLYPDVIESGSEHASTIKSHHNVGGLPDDIDFELIEPLRSLFKDEVRQVGRELGLPDEIVERQPFPGPGLGVRIIGEVTPDKVATLQHADAIVREELKIAGLEREIWQSFAVLPDIRSVGVMGDERTYGYPIIIRAVTSEDAMTADWARIPYDVLETMSSRVINEVPGVNRVAYDITSKPPGTIEWE, from the coding sequence CGGCCGAGGTGGCCGAGAAGGAGCCGATCGGCATCATCTTCAGCGGAGGGCCCGACTCGGTCCACGCCGAGGGCGCGATCGCCATCGATCCCGAGGTCTACGGACTCGGCGTGCCGATCCTGGGCATCTGCTACGGCGCCCAGTTGATCGCCCAGCAGAACGGCGGTCTCGTCGACCGCACCGACCGCGGTGAGTATGGCCGCACCACGCTCACGCTCGACGGCGACGGCGGCATTCTGCTCGGCGGCACCCCGGCCACGCAGCCGGTGTGGATGAGTCACTTCGATGCGATCGTCAAACCGCCGACGGGCGTCACCGCCACGGCGTCCACGCCCGACGCGGCCGTCGCCGCGTTCGAAGACGCCGATCGCAAGCTCTACGGCGTGCAGTTCCACCCCGAGGTGATGCACACCGCCCACGGCCAACACGTCATCGAGCAGTTTCTTCGTCACGGGTGCGCGACCAAGGGCACCTGGACCATGGCGTCCATCATCGACACCGCCGTCGAGCAGATCCGCGAACAGGTCGGCGATCGGCGGGCGATGTGTGCGTTGAGCGGTGGCGTCGATTCCGCGGTCGCCGCCGCGGTGGTCCACAAGGCCATCGGTGATCAGCTCACCTGTGTCTTCGTCGACACCGGCCTGATGCGGCTCAACGAGGGCGCCCAGGTCGTCGAGACATTCGAGCGCAACTACGGGCTCGAGCTGATCCACGTCGACGCCGCCGATCGTTTCTTCGCCGCGCTGGCCGGCATCACCGAGCCCGAGGCGAAGCGCAAGGCGATCGGGGAGCTGTTCATCCGGGTGTTCGAGAACGCGAAGGCCCAGGTGAAGGGGGCCGACTTCCTCGTCCAGGGCACCTTGTACCCCGACGTCATCGAATCGGGCAGCGAGCACGCCTCCACTATCAAGAGCCACCACAACGTCGGCGGCCTCCCCGACGACATCGACTTCGAGCTGATCGAGCCGCTGCGCAGCCTGTTCAAGGACGAGGTCCGCCAGGTCGGGCGCGAGCTCGGTCTGCCCGACGAGATCGTCGAGCGCCAGCCCTTCCCCGGCCCCGGTCTCGGCGTGAGGATCATCGGTGAGGTCACGCCCGACAAGGTGGCCACGCTGCAACACGCCGACGCGATCGTGCGCGAAGAACTCAAGATCGCCGGCCTCGAACGCGAGATCTGGCAGTCGTTCGCAGTACTGCCCGACATCCGCAGTGTCGGTGTGATGGGCGACGAACGCACCTACGGCTACCCGATCATCATCCGCGCCGTCACCAGCGAGGACGCAATGACCGCCGACTGGGCCCGTATTCCCTACGATGTGCTCGAGACCATGAGCAGTCGGGTGATCAACGAGGTGCCCGGCGTCAATCGTGTGGCCTACGACATCACGTCGAAGCCGCCCGGCACCATTGAATGGGAATAG